One part of the Desulfonema ishimotonii genome encodes these proteins:
- the trpC gene encoding indole-3-glycerol phosphate synthase TrpC, which translates to MSTDILSRIVTRKQEEVAEARKRVPESEMRSRAEQKPRDPRGFLKRLSRPGVNIIAEIKRASPSKGSICPDLDPAAYARQYEAGGAACLSVLTDRDFFQGSFEDLQAARNAVSLPVIRKDFMISPYQFYEAAVQGADAVLLIVRILEPEQLRDYLQLAGALGMDALTEVHSEEELETATKAGAKLVGVNNRNLRSFETNVSHSANMASRFAPDQVAVAESGIKTREDVENLLNAGIHNFLIGESIVRAPDPAGFIRSLMGE; encoded by the coding sequence ATGAGTACAGATATTTTAAGCAGAATTGTGACCCGGAAGCAGGAAGAGGTTGCGGAGGCCAGAAAACGGGTTCCCGAATCGGAGATGCGGAGCCGCGCTGAACAGAAGCCCCGTGATCCGCGCGGATTTCTGAAACGGCTGTCCCGGCCCGGTGTGAATATTATCGCGGAAATCAAACGGGCGTCGCCGTCCAAAGGTTCCATCTGCCCGGATCTGGACCCGGCAGCCTATGCAAGGCAGTACGAAGCGGGCGGGGCCGCCTGTCTCTCGGTGCTGACCGATCGGGATTTTTTTCAGGGGAGTTTTGAAGACCTTCAGGCCGCCCGGAACGCGGTGTCATTGCCGGTCATCCGCAAGGATTTCATGATTTCGCCATATCAGTTTTATGAGGCCGCCGTGCAGGGCGCAGATGCGGTGCTGCTCATCGTCCGCATTCTGGAGCCGGAGCAGTTGCGGGATTATCTGCAACTGGCAGGGGCTTTGGGTATGGATGCGCTGACAGAGGTTCACTCGGAAGAGGAACTGGAAACCGCCACAAAGGCGGGCGCAAAGCTGGTGGGTGTCAACAACCGGAACCTGCGCTCGTTTGAGACCAATGTTTCGCATTCTGCCAATATGGCATCCCGGTTTGCGCCGGATCAGGTGGCCGTGGCCGAGAGCGGTATTAAAACGCGGGAAGATGTGGAGAATTTGCTGAACGCCGGGATTCACAACTTTCTCATCGGGGAAAGCATTGTCCGCGCCCCGGACCCGGCGGGGTTTATCCGGTCGCTGATGGGAGAATAA
- a CDS encoding branched-chain amino acid ABC transporter permease: MTSSLLDKIAYGIFFLIIVAAGLLIENFYYLQLLTFIGINTLLALGLNMLMGYAGQISLGHAAFYGIGAYTTAILTASYNFSPWLALPCAIGLAVLVAFIVGLPTLRLSGYYLGMGTLGFGMIVHILFREWDTLTGGASGFVGIPPLELGPVSFFSGRNYFWLVWGIVLLVIILCKRIISSRMGRALRAIHDSEKAAGAIGVDTMRLKLQIFIFSAAVAALAGFLYAHLISFISPGSFNFLVSVRMVTMVVIGGMASVWGALLGASLLTLLPEWLHAFSDFEMVVYGLIMMGVMIILPQGLTRGILDIYERAREQYDKQSAPVKD, encoded by the coding sequence ATGACATCATCTCTGTTAGACAAAATCGCTTATGGTATCTTTTTTCTGATCATCGTCGCTGCCGGGCTGCTGATCGAAAATTTTTATTACCTCCAACTGCTGACCTTTATCGGCATCAACACCCTGCTGGCCCTGGGCCTGAATATGCTCATGGGATACGCCGGTCAGATCTCCCTGGGCCACGCGGCCTTTTACGGCATCGGGGCCTACACCACCGCCATACTGACGGCCAGCTACAATTTTTCGCCCTGGCTGGCCCTGCCCTGCGCCATCGGCCTTGCGGTACTGGTGGCATTCATTGTGGGCCTTCCGACCCTCAGACTGTCCGGCTACTATCTGGGCATGGGCACCCTCGGCTTCGGCATGATCGTTCATATCCTCTTTCGGGAGTGGGACACCCTCACGGGCGGGGCATCGGGCTTTGTGGGCATTCCGCCCCTGGAACTCGGACCCGTTTCCTTTTTCTCCGGCCGCAACTATTTCTGGCTGGTCTGGGGCATTGTGCTGCTGGTCATTATTCTCTGCAAGCGGATCATCAGTTCCCGCATGGGCCGGGCGCTCCGCGCCATCCATGACAGCGAGAAAGCGGCCGGCGCCATCGGCGTGGACACCATGCGCCTGAAATTGCAGATCTTTATCTTCAGCGCGGCAGTGGCGGCGCTGGCCGGGTTTTTATATGCCCATCTGATCAGCTTCATCAGCCCGGGATCATTCAATTTCCTGGTGTCGGTGCGAATGGTGACAATGGTGGTCATCGGCGGCATGGCCAGCGTCTGGGGGGCACTTCTGGGGGCTTCCCTGCTGACCCTGCTGCCGGAATGGCTCCACGCCTTTTCGGATTTCGAGATGGTGGTCTACGGGTTAATTATGATGGGGGTGATGATTATTCTGCCCCAGGGACTCACACGGGGAATTCTGGATATTTATGAACGCGCAAGAGAGCAATATGACAAACAGTCAGCCCCTGTTAAAGATTGA
- a CDS encoding anthranilate synthase component II: MLVMIDNYDSFTYNLVQYIEGLGTPVRVFRNDKVTPEEIEALDPDGIVISPGPGRPETAGVSLDVVRRFSGKIPMLGVCLGHQTITEAMGGKIVSAKRLMHGKTSTVTADGKRLYQGIKKPFQAMRYHSLAVSRDHLPDCLEVTSESEDGEIMGIRHKEHPTEGIQFHPESIMTPVGKRLLRNFLKTVNGEQ, from the coding sequence ATGTTGGTGATGATCGATAACTACGATTCGTTTACATATAATCTGGTTCAATACATTGAAGGACTGGGCACACCGGTCAGAGTTTTTCGCAATGACAAGGTGACGCCCGAGGAGATCGAAGCGCTCGATCCCGACGGCATTGTCATCTCCCCCGGTCCGGGGAGACCGGAAACCGCAGGGGTTTCACTGGATGTGGTCAGACGGTTTTCCGGTAAAATTCCCATGCTGGGCGTCTGCCTCGGCCACCAGACCATAACAGAGGCAATGGGCGGAAAGATTGTGTCCGCCAAACGGCTCATGCACGGCAAGACTTCCACCGTGACCGCAGACGGAAAGCGGCTCTATCAGGGCATTAAGAAGCCATTTCAGGCCATGCGGTATCACTCGCTGGCCGTCTCCCGCGACCACCTGCCCGACTGCCTTGAGGTTACATCCGAATCCGAAGACGGTGAAATCATGGGTATTCGCCACAAAGAACATCCCACCGAGGGCATTCAGTTTCACCCGGAATCCATCATGACGCCCGTGGGAAAACGGTTGCTCAGAAACTTCTTGAAGACAGTTAACGGTGAACAATAA
- a CDS encoding GxxExxY protein — translation MNQQYKYSDLTGKVIGCAMEVHRVLGNGFQEVIYQRALAHEFGLQRLRFAREYEMPVFYKDHQVGTRRADFVVENVISVEIKAIISLEDVHLAQAINYLEAYNLEIGLLINFGARSLEFKRVRNRQMSEL, via the coding sequence ATGAACCAGCAATACAAATATTCGGACTTAACGGGCAAGGTTATCGGATGCGCAATGGAAGTTCACCGGGTTCTGGGCAATGGTTTTCAGGAAGTGATTTATCAGCGGGCTTTGGCCCATGAGTTCGGATTGCAGCGGCTTCGCTTTGCCCGTGAATACGAGATGCCTGTTTTTTACAAAGATCATCAGGTTGGCACACGAAGAGCCGATTTTGTAGTGGAAAATGTAATATCTGTTGAAATAAAAGCAATTATTTCTTTGGAAGATGTCCATTTGGCTCAGGCGATCAACTATCTTGAGGCATATAATCTTGAAATTGGTCTGCTGATAAATTTCGGGGCAAGGAGTCTTGAATTCAAAAGGGTGAGAAATAGGCAAATGTCTGAACTCTGA
- a CDS encoding anthranilate synthase component I family protein has protein sequence MLINRFPDKEQFCRSAAQHNVIPVCAEILADTETPVSLLRKIYQDKGPVFLLESVEGGERWGRYSFLSGSARAQIRVFSEFVEIEENGGTRQVAHGGDPLAVLRELMKKYNPATVPGLPRFWGGLVGYMAYEMVSFFERIPNLLPKDKPIAHFMIPDSLIIFDNIRNTMTGVIIAFPEGEADAETAYLQASARLELLLSQVSACMTETDISKNGHDFTLKTSVEEETFREMVRTTKAYIRSGDIIQSVISQPFYCDTPPDLWTLYRAQRFINPSPYLYFLHLGGTALVGSSPETMVRMENRIASLRPIAGTRPRGRSEQEDRALADELLQDEKERAEHLMLVDLGRNDLGRVAETGTVQVTDLMVVERYSHVMHLVSNICCDVKPEYDAWDLLRATFPAGTLSGAPKVRAMEIIAEMEKGPRGPYGGAVGYVSFSGNMDLAITIRTACVEDGKLTVRAGAGIVADSDPETERMETVNKAKAIQRALQLVQGNIS, from the coding sequence ATGCTTATCAACCGATTCCCGGATAAAGAACAGTTTTGCCGATCCGCCGCCCAGCACAATGTGATTCCCGTCTGTGCGGAGATCCTTGCGGATACGGAGACCCCCGTATCGCTTTTGCGGAAGATCTATCAGGACAAAGGCCCCGTCTTTCTGCTCGAAAGCGTGGAGGGTGGCGAGCGCTGGGGCCGTTACAGCTTTCTGAGCGGGTCGGCCCGCGCACAGATCCGGGTGTTTTCAGAATTTGTTGAAATTGAGGAGAACGGCGGCACCCGGCAGGTGGCCCACGGGGGCGATCCCCTGGCGGTGCTGAGAGAGCTGATGAAAAAATATAATCCGGCCACGGTTCCGGGATTGCCCAGATTCTGGGGCGGGCTGGTGGGGTATATGGCCTATGAGATGGTCTCCTTTTTCGAGCGGATTCCGAACCTGCTGCCCAAAGATAAACCCATTGCCCACTTTATGATTCCGGACAGCCTGATTATCTTTGATAATATCCGAAACACCATGACCGGCGTGATTATCGCGTTCCCCGAAGGCGAGGCCGATGCGGAAACCGCTTATCTGCAAGCTTCGGCCCGGCTTGAATTGCTGCTGAGCCAAGTCAGCGCCTGTATGACTGAGACGGATATATCTAAAAACGGCCATGATTTCACCCTGAAAACATCGGTGGAAGAGGAGACGTTCCGGGAGATGGTCCGCACCACCAAGGCGTACATCCGGTCCGGGGATATTATTCAGTCCGTCATCTCCCAGCCCTTTTACTGCGACACGCCGCCGGATCTCTGGACCCTGTACCGGGCACAGCGGTTTATCAACCCGTCGCCCTATCTCTACTTCCTCCATCTGGGCGGGACGGCCCTGGTGGGATCGTCGCCGGAGACGATGGTGCGCATGGAAAACCGGATCGCGTCCCTCCGGCCCATTGCCGGAACCCGTCCCAGGGGCAGGAGCGAACAGGAGGACCGTGCGCTGGCCGATGAACTGCTTCAGGACGAAAAGGAGCGGGCCGAACACCTGATGCTGGTGGATCTGGGCCGCAACGACCTGGGCCGGGTGGCCGAAACCGGGACCGTGCAGGTCACGGACCTGATGGTGGTGGAGCGGTATTCCCACGTCATGCACCTGGTTTCCAACATCTGCTGTGATGTGAAACCCGAATATGACGCATGGGATCTGCTCCGGGCGACCTTTCCGGCAGGCACACTCTCCGGTGCGCCCAAGGTCCGGGCCATGGAGATCATTGCCGAGATGGAAAAGGGCCCCAGAGGGCCTTACGGCGGCGCAGTGGGTTACGTCTCCTTCAGCGGTAACATGGATCTGGCAATCACCATCCGAACCGCCTGTGTGGAAGACGGCAAGCTGACCGTGCGGGCCGGGGCCGGGATTGTGGCCGATTCCGACCCGGAAACGGAGCGCATGGAAACCGTCAACAAGGCCAAGGCGATTCAGCGGGCCCTGCAACTGGTTCAGGGCAATATTTCATAA
- a CDS encoding ABC transporter ATP-binding protein produces the protein MTNSQPLLKIEKISKAFGGVQALSDISFEVNPDMVLGLIGPNGAGKTTLFNVITGAYVPSRGQVVFDGRPVQGKKIHDVVRLGVARTFQNVELFDSMTAIENVMVGCHVRTKSGVWGAITRLPGARREERRIREQAMNLLEFVGLENHADRKSSDLPFGWQRLLEIARALASEPRLMLMDEPAAGLNAVETRQLGELIYKIRERGVTLMLVEHDMSLTMKVSDRIVVLDRGRMLAQGTPREVQADEAVMAAYLGKQ, from the coding sequence ATGACAAACAGTCAGCCCCTGTTAAAGATTGAGAAGATTTCCAAGGCATTCGGCGGGGTTCAGGCCCTGTCGGACATCTCCTTTGAGGTGAACCCGGATATGGTGCTGGGCCTCATCGGTCCCAACGGCGCGGGAAAGACCACGCTGTTCAACGTCATCACCGGGGCCTATGTGCCGAGCAGGGGGCAGGTGGTCTTTGACGGCAGGCCGGTTCAGGGCAAAAAGATCCACGATGTGGTGAGGCTCGGTGTGGCCCGGACCTTTCAGAACGTGGAGCTGTTCGACAGTATGACCGCCATTGAGAACGTCATGGTGGGCTGCCATGTTCGCACCAAAAGCGGGGTCTGGGGGGCAATTACGCGGTTGCCGGGCGCAAGACGCGAGGAAAGGCGGATACGGGAGCAGGCCATGAATCTGCTTGAGTTTGTGGGGCTGGAAAACCATGCCGACCGCAAGAGCAGCGACCTGCCCTTCGGGTGGCAGCGGCTGCTGGAGATCGCCCGTGCCCTGGCCTCCGAGCCCAGACTGATGCTGATGGATGAGCCGGCGGCCGGTCTGAACGCGGTGGAGACCCGGCAATTGGGCGAGCTGATTTACAAAATCCGGGAGCGGGGCGTCACCCTCATGCTGGTGGAACATGACATGAGCCTGACCATGAAGGTCTCTGACAGGATCGTGGTGCTGGACCGGGGCAGAATGCTGGCTCAGGGAACGCCGCGGGAGGTTCAGGCCGATGAGGCGGTGATGGCCGCCTATCTGGGGAAGCAGTAA
- a CDS encoding glycoside hydrolase family 26 protein has protein sequence MENSREKTVKVSVIFRRMVMAAICSIFLLCPSLSSATLLGVYYGNQGWKMDEVRDMETWQGKKNAVLNLFTSWKDDSMDHLFDDQLPNIWENENVPLITWEPFTGSDTPDDIENRIASGEFDTYIGEWADQMAVFLNGPDTAAGTEDDRQAYIRLAHEMNGDWYPWSASGDGESPEDYVEMWQHVVDIFSEKGLEDRQLQWMWSVNNADVGDWSAEDYYPGDDYVDWVGTSAYNFGEDFYWADWSTPYEKFDPVVSMLRELTDKPISVTEYASTSMTEEGNSVTAKSEWITDAFDYFLEEDIDMAIWFNTDKESDWAIFGGENGDELFISAAGLEYNAYSAYRIGVSADDVISSADEYWALVSVNSAVPTPEPSAWLLLISGLIGLAGLKKLPSVKRRALF, from the coding sequence ATGGAAAACAGCAGGGAAAAAACGGTAAAAGTGTCAGTGATTTTCAGAAGGATGGTCATGGCTGCGATCTGTTCCATATTCCTTTTATGCCCTTCACTTTCATCGGCCACGCTTCTCGGCGTTTATTACGGCAATCAGGGCTGGAAAATGGACGAAGTGCGGGACATGGAAACGTGGCAGGGCAAAAAAAATGCGGTCCTGAATCTGTTTACGTCTTGGAAGGACGACAGTATGGACCACCTGTTTGATGACCAGTTGCCCAATATATGGGAAAACGAAAATGTGCCGCTGATCACCTGGGAGCCATTTACCGGAAGCGACACGCCGGATGATATTGAAAATCGCATCGCCTCCGGGGAATTTGATACCTATATCGGAGAATGGGCTGATCAGATGGCGGTATTTCTGAACGGGCCGGACACTGCGGCGGGCACCGAAGACGACCGGCAGGCCTATATCCGTCTGGCCCATGAAATGAACGGCGACTGGTATCCCTGGAGCGCGTCCGGTGACGGCGAATCGCCGGAAGACTATGTGGAGATGTGGCAGCATGTCGTTGACATCTTCAGCGAAAAAGGGCTGGAAGATCGCCAGTTGCAGTGGATGTGGTCTGTCAACAATGCCGATGTCGGCGACTGGTCGGCAGAGGATTATTATCCCGGAGATGATTATGTGGACTGGGTCGGCACCTCCGCATACAATTTCGGGGAGGATTTTTACTGGGCGGACTGGTCCACGCCCTATGAGAAATTCGACCCGGTCGTCTCAATGCTTCGCGAGCTGACCGATAAACCCATCTCCGTGACGGAGTATGCCTCCACCTCGATGACCGAAGAGGGAAACAGCGTCACCGCAAAATCGGAGTGGATCACGGATGCGTTTGATTACTTTCTGGAAGAGGATATCGACATGGCGATCTGGTTCAATACGGACAAGGAATCCGATTGGGCCATATTCGGCGGAGAAAACGGTGACGAGTTGTTTATCAGCGCTGCGGGGCTGGAATATAATGCCTATTCCGCCTACAGAATCGGGGTCAGCGCGGACGATGTCATTTCATCCGCTGATGAATACTGGGCGCTTGTCAGCGTGAATTCCGCCGTACCGACCCCCGAACCGTCCGCCTGGCTGCTCCTCATTTCGGGCCTGATCGGGCTGGCCGGATTAAAAAAGCTCCCGTCAGTAAAACGCCGGGCGCTGTTTTGA
- the trhA gene encoding PAQR family membrane homeostasis protein TrhA, with amino-acid sequence MTVSLREPVNAISHMLGGFAAFAGLTLLIVFASVHATVWHIVSFSIYGSSLLMMYTASSVYHSLKISEEGIRVLRKIDHMMIFLLIAGSYTPICLVPLRGVWGWSIFGTVWGIAVTGIILKLFFINMPRWVSTAIYLVMGWICIVAIVPLVKSVQTGCMMWLLAGGLFYSGGAVIYALKRPNIKPDILGFHEIWHIFVLLGSGCHFWAMFRYVMYLS; translated from the coding sequence ATGACTGTCAGTCTGAGAGAACCCGTTAATGCAATTTCTCACATGCTCGGCGGATTTGCAGCTTTTGCAGGGCTTACGCTGCTTATTGTGTTCGCATCTGTGCACGCAACGGTCTGGCATATTGTATCGTTTTCCATATACGGATCATCCCTGCTGATGATGTATACGGCAAGCTCGGTGTATCATTCTCTGAAAATATCTGAAGAGGGAATCCGCGTTTTAAGAAAAATAGATCACATGATGATCTTTCTGCTGATAGCGGGTTCCTATACGCCGATCTGCCTTGTTCCGCTGAGAGGCGTCTGGGGATGGAGCATTTTCGGGACCGTCTGGGGAATTGCCGTAACGGGCATAATTCTGAAGCTTTTTTTCATCAATATGCCCCGGTGGGTTTCAACGGCAATATATCTTGTGATGGGATGGATCTGCATTGTCGCAATTGTTCCGCTTGTAAAAAGCGTGCAGACGGGCTGTATGATGTGGCTTTTGGCGGGAGGGCTTTTTTACAGCGGCGGGGCCGTGATTTATGCGCTGAAGCGTCCGAACATAAAACCTGATATACTCGGATTTCATGAAATATGGCACATTTTCGTGCTGCTGGGGAGCGGCTGCCATTTCTGGGCCATGTTCAGATATGTTATGTATCTTTCGTGA
- a CDS encoding phosphoribosylanthranilate isomerase — MQIHSNPIPQIKICGLTNAEQALGCVAAGADAIGLVFYEKSPRNVTEEQARAICDALPEKVPGVGVFVNESFEFIMGKVKTCGLKAAQLHGQEGPEMVARLRESGLIVIKGLYVNKAPLLKEADDFDASGFLVECGKGKLPGGNAMTWNWGEVRGFGEDHPMILAGGLAPDNIAQAIDASQPDAVDISSGVESSPGQKDLDKVRAFMDGVLQSNLRREPRRIF, encoded by the coding sequence ATGCAGATACATTCCAACCCGATCCCGCAGATTAAGATATGCGGCCTGACCAATGCGGAACAGGCCCTGGGCTGTGTGGCAGCCGGGGCAGACGCCATCGGTCTGGTGTTTTATGAAAAAAGCCCGCGAAATGTCACCGAAGAACAGGCCAGAGCCATCTGCGACGCGCTGCCGGAGAAAGTGCCGGGCGTGGGGGTCTTTGTCAATGAATCCTTTGAATTCATCATGGGCAAAGTAAAAACATGCGGGCTGAAGGCCGCCCAGCTCCACGGGCAGGAGGGGCCGGAGATGGTGGCCCGCCTTCGCGAATCCGGGCTGATCGTTATCAAAGGGCTATATGTCAATAAAGCGCCTCTGCTGAAGGAAGCAGACGATTTTGACGCATCCGGCTTTCTGGTGGAATGCGGCAAGGGGAAGTTGCCGGGGGGCAATGCCATGACGTGGAACTGGGGCGAAGTCCGGGGCTTTGGCGAGGATCACCCCATGATTCTGGCGGGCGGACTTGCGCCGGACAATATCGCACAGGCCATTGACGCCAGCCAGCCCGATGCGGTGGACATCAGCTCCGGTGTGGAATCTTCGCCCGGACAGAAGGATTTGGATAAAGTCCGGGCGTTTATGGACGGCGTGTTGCAGTCGAATCTCAGAAGAGAACCAAGGAGAATATTCTAA
- a CDS encoding phenylacetate--CoA ligase family protein — protein sequence MPDNMTPDERAQIQLERLQSTLNRAYRNVPFHRNRQNRISEKTGKDPSLLEDLSEISGLPFMARKHLGKHYPYGLFAVPLRDIVRIHTAPGTSANPTVTGYTRQDLLNWREMVSRALMTGGVDSYDILQISLATGLANWGRDYKDGAEALAVGVIPNTPLSPEKQLMVLRDYKTSVLVTTPSEAVRMAGRMFRAGLNPTALNLKRLILVGEPVEQGFREHIEAQLHVDTWLHYGLSEVPGPAIAFECEHRQGLHISDDHFLPEIIDPGTGAVLPEGEAGELVLTSLTTRAFPLIRFRTGDRARLIQEPCKCGRPMIRMEWLEGRTDDMLNVNGVKVHQDQITGRLKDALGFVPTFRHYLRKQPDEKNLLEICIAVNDKLFSDEIKMLERQLRELKTGLSETLGVPVQLRLKEKSSF from the coding sequence ATGCCGGACAACATGACACCTGATGAACGGGCGCAGATTCAGCTGGAGCGCCTGCAAAGCACCCTGAACCGGGCTTACCGCAATGTGCCGTTTCACCGGAATCGCCAGAACCGGATCAGCGAAAAGACCGGAAAAGACCCGTCTCTCCTCGAAGATCTCAGTGAGATTTCAGGCCTCCCGTTCATGGCGCGGAAGCATCTGGGAAAACACTACCCATACGGCCTGTTTGCCGTGCCGCTCAGGGATATCGTCCGCATTCACACCGCGCCCGGCACCTCCGCAAACCCCACCGTGACCGGATATACCCGGCAGGATCTTCTGAACTGGCGGGAGATGGTCTCGCGGGCGCTGATGACCGGGGGGGTGGATTCTTACGACATCCTGCAGATCAGTCTGGCCACGGGTCTTGCAAACTGGGGCAGGGACTACAAGGACGGGGCCGAGGCGCTGGCGGTGGGCGTGATTCCCAATACGCCGCTCTCACCGGAAAAACAGCTGATGGTGCTGCGGGATTATAAAACATCGGTGCTGGTGACCACGCCTTCGGAGGCGGTTCGGATGGCCGGACGGATGTTCAGGGCCGGGCTGAACCCCACCGCCCTGAACCTGAAGCGGCTGATTCTTGTGGGGGAGCCGGTGGAACAGGGGTTCCGGGAGCATATCGAGGCACAGCTGCATGTGGACACCTGGCTTCACTACGGCCTCAGCGAGGTGCCCGGCCCGGCCATTGCCTTTGAGTGTGAACACCGCCAGGGGCTGCATATCAGTGACGACCATTTTCTGCCGGAGATTATCGACCCCGGAACCGGGGCGGTGCTGCCGGAGGGTGAGGCCGGGGAACTGGTGCTGACCTCTCTCACGACCCGCGCCTTTCCCCTGATCCGGTTCAGAACCGGAGACCGCGCCCGTCTGATTCAGGAACCCTGCAAGTGTGGCCGCCCCATGATCCGCATGGAATGGCTTGAGGGGCGGACAGACGACATGCTCAATGTCAACGGGGTGAAGGTGCATCAGGATCAGATTACAGGGCGTCTGAAGGATGCGCTGGGATTTGTCCCGACCTTCCGCCATTATCTCCGGAAGCAGCCGGACGAGAAAAATCTCCTTGAGATCTGCATTGCCGTGAATGACAAGCTGTTTTCCGACGAGATCAAAATGCTCGAACGACAGCTCCGCGAGTTAAAGACCGGCCTCAGTGAGACGCTCGGCGTCCCGGTGCAGCTTCGGTTGAAGGAGAAGTCTTCGTTTTAA
- the trpD gene encoding anthranilate phosphoribosyltransferase, translating into MFRENLNKIVKRTDLTRDEMAGMIDEILSGNITDAQIGAFMGALATKGETFEEVAGAAQAMRRKAVRIQTPATDVLDAVGTGGDGLNTFNISTTTAFVVAGCGVTVAKHGNRSVSSKCGSADVLETLGVKLDTPPEIVEEAVQEIGIGFLFAPLYHSAMRFAAPARKAVGIRSIFNMLGPLTNPAGANCLLLGVYAPELTEMFAQALRLLGAKRAFVVHGHDGLDEISVCAPTRISELNDGMIRTYDITPEQFFGKEAEPEDMRGGDPAENAEITRKILKGEKSSRRDVVLLNASAALVAVGKAEDLKAGIALAEASIDSGKAMEKLEALVEYTQENG; encoded by the coding sequence ATGTTCCGTGAAAATCTGAATAAAATTGTTAAAAGAACCGATCTGACCCGCGACGAAATGGCCGGGATGATCGACGAAATTCTGTCAGGGAATATCACCGATGCCCAGATCGGGGCGTTTATGGGAGCCCTGGCAACCAAAGGCGAAACCTTTGAAGAGGTGGCGGGCGCAGCCCAGGCCATGCGGCGCAAGGCTGTCCGCATCCAGACCCCGGCCACGGATGTGCTGGACGCGGTCGGAACCGGCGGCGACGGGTTGAACACCTTCAACATCTCCACCACTACGGCCTTTGTGGTGGCGGGCTGCGGCGTGACAGTCGCCAAGCACGGCAACCGATCCGTCTCCAGCAAGTGCGGCAGCGCGGATGTGCTGGAAACCCTGGGCGTGAAGCTGGATACGCCGCCGGAAATTGTCGAGGAGGCGGTTCAGGAGATCGGCATCGGGTTCCTGTTTGCACCGCTCTATCACAGCGCCATGCGGTTTGCAGCCCCGGCCAGAAAAGCCGTGGGTATCCGAAGCATCTTCAACATGCTGGGGCCGCTGACCAATCCGGCCGGGGCCAACTGCCTGCTGCTGGGGGTCTATGCGCCTGAGCTTACGGAGATGTTTGCCCAGGCCCTCCGGCTTCTGGGCGCGAAACGGGCCTTTGTGGTCCACGGCCATGACGGGCTGGACGAGATTTCGGTCTGTGCGCCCACGCGGATTTCCGAGCTGAACGACGGCATGATCCGCACCTATGACATCACGCCGGAACAGTTTTTTGGGAAAGAGGCCGAGCCTGAAGACATGCGGGGCGGTGATCCTGCGGAAAACGCTGAGATCACGCGAAAAATCCTCAAAGGCGAAAAAAGTTCCCGACGGGATGTGGTGCTGCTGAATGCCTCTGCGGCCCTGGTGGCTGTGGGAAAGGCCGAAGACCTCAAAGCGGGTATCGCTCTGGCCGAGGCCTCAATTGACAGCGGCAAGGCAATGGAAAAGCTTGAGGCCCTGGTCGAGTATACCCAGGAAAACGGCTAA
- a CDS encoding ABC transporter ATP-binding protein — protein sequence MLRIKNLKCYYGRIMAIKGVSLSVRKGELISLIGANGAGKSTLLEAICGLLPGWKGEILFEDEPLAGLDPPSVVRRGISLVPEGRLIFPPLSVTDNLKLGAYTLYRRKRHKDVAADLEMIRDMFPILRERANQPAGTLSGGEQQMLAIGRALMARPRLLALDEPSMGLAPLMVEQILETLLTLRQQGLTILLVEQNAQAALKIADRGYVLETGKVVLQGPASELLTDSEVKRAYLGRDYEEFYDGRA from the coding sequence ATGCTTCGTATTAAAAATCTCAAATGTTACTATGGCCGCATCATGGCCATCAAGGGCGTGAGCCTCTCGGTTCGGAAGGGGGAACTGATTTCCCTCATCGGGGCCAACGGCGCGGGCAAAAGTACGCTTCTGGAGGCCATCTGCGGGCTTCTCCCCGGCTGGAAGGGGGAAATCCTGTTTGAAGACGAACCCCTGGCAGGGCTTGATCCGCCGTCGGTGGTCAGGCGCGGCATCAGTCTGGTGCCGGAGGGCCGCCTCATCTTTCCGCCACTGAGCGTTACGGACAACCTGAAGCTGGGCGCGTATACCCTGTATCGCCGGAAGCGGCACAAGGATGTGGCGGCGGATCTGGAGATGATCCGGGATATGTTTCCGATCCTCAGAGAGCGGGCCAACCAGCCCGCCGGAACCCTTTCGGGCGGAGAACAGCAGATGCTCGCCATCGGACGGGCGCTGATGGCCCGGCCCCGGCTTCTGGCGCTGGACGAGCCATCCATGGGCCTTGCGCCGCTCATGGTGGAACAGATTCTGGAAACGCTGCTGACGCTCCGGCAGCAGGGGCTGACCATTCTGCTGGTGGAACAGAATGCCCAGGCGGCCCTGAAGATCGCGGACCGGGGCTATGTGCTGGAGACGGGCAAGGTGGTATTGCAGGGGCCGGCTTCGGAGCTGCTGACGGACAGCGAGGTCAAACGGGCCTATCTGGGCAGGGATTACGAGGAATTTTACGATGGGAGGGCATGA